A stretch of DNA from Synechococcus sp. PROS-9-1:
GAGACATGCTGGAGGCGGCTGAGCTGATCCTTCAGGGCCCGCCGCAGTGCACGGTTGCTATGGCCGAGGGTGCAAGTGGCAATTCCAGCTACGGCATCGAGGTAGCGATGGCCTTTGTGGTCACGGACCCAGCAACCTTTCCCACGCACCAGGGTGAGCGGGTAGCGGTTGTAGGTCCCCATCACAGCAGTTGAGGACGACTCCTTGATACCAGTGGTTTTGGGGGATGTGTTTACCATTTCGCCCGACTGTTGACCAGTGGCCTTCGTTCTTCTATTGAAGCTGACCGCCCTTGATGGCATGGGTCACGGATCAGCAAATTGCCCATTTAATGGGTGGGATCATCCCGGTTAGGTCATACAGGTGGTCGGACTTGAACCGACAAGGGTTTCCCCGCCGCATTTTGAGTGCGGTGCGTCTACCAATTCCGCCACACCTGCTCGTTCGCGTCTCCAGACGCTCAAGGGCCTTCAATGGATTGAGGACTCTCCAAATACCCTACACGTTTTGGACCTGAGGCTCACTCAGGGTGTGCGCCTGGTCAATTTGGCTCCAGCACGGCCAAGCTTCGCTTCGATATCGGCGTAGCCACGGTCGAGGTGGTCGAGGCCGCTCACGTGCGACTTCCCTTGCGCCACCAGTGCTGCCAACACCATGGCGGCGGAGGCTCTGAGATCGGTGCCATTCACTGGAGCCCCGCTGAGTGCGGACACACCTTCCACAACAGCAGTGTTGCTTTGAACCCTGATCGAGGCACCCATGCGCTGTAGCTCTGCGACGTGCTGCATCCGGTTTTCGTAGATTTTTTCCGTGATCACACTGGTTCCCTGAGCCGTGGCCAGTAAGGCCATGAACGGTGCTTGAAGATCGGTGGGAAAACCAGGGAACGGTTGGGTGGTGATGTCGATCCCCCGGATCTCCCCGGGAGTGATCGTGATCCCTTCCTGATCAATGTCAAGTTTGCAGCCACAGTCGCGCAGCTTTTGCAGAACGGCAGTGAGATGTTCAGGGATCACGGGAGCCACTCTGAGCTTGGAGCGGGTGATGGCAGCAGCAAGCAGGAAGGTGCCGGCTTCAATCCTGTCGGGGATCACCGTGTAATCACAACCGCTGAGTTGACCCACACCTTCAACAGTGATGGTGGGTCCACCGGCACCGCTGATTTTTGCGCCCATGGCAATCAGCAAGTTGGCGAGATCTTGTACTTCAGGCTCCTGAGCTGCATTGGAGATCACGCTTGTGCCTTGAGCCAAAGCTGCAGCCATCAGAACGGTTTCTGTGGCGCCAACACTGGGACAATCAAAGACGATGGATGCTCCTTTCAGGCGATGTTGACTGCCTGGAATGGAGGCTGAAATGATGCCGTGCTCAACATTGACAACGGCGCCTAACGCTTTCAATCCGCGGATATGTTCGACCACAGGCCTCGCACCGATTTGGCATCCACCTGGGAGAGGCACCCGTGCAAATCCCATTCGAGCAAGTAGAGGGCCAATCGCAAAAAAACTGGCTCGCAGGCCATTCACCAATTCATAGGGAGGTGCGGCTCCTGTCATCCGATCGGCACGAAGTTGCACCACTTCGCCGTTGCGTTGAACATCCACGCCCAGGGAGGTGAGGATCTCGGACATTCCATCGATATCGGTGAGCGGTGGAACGTTGTGCAGGGTTAGGGGGGCTTCGGTCAGAAGGGAGGCCGTCATCAGCACGAGGGCTGAGTTTTTAGCCCCGCTCACACGCAGCTCTCCACTCAGGATTGTTCCTCCATCAATCTCTAGGTGCGGCTTGAGAATGTCTTGAGACGCAAGAGCCGCTGCCTTCATGCCCGTGTTGCCTAAATTCTCGACCATCTTCACCAACAAGGATGAGACCGTCTAGACGGCCGGCGCTCAAACTGGTTTCGTTGAGCCCCAGATCGTGTCCACGACTTCAAAAGGATGATGTCGTATGTTCTCTAGGTCACCTTTGTGACACTGGCGGTTGTGGCGGAATTGGTAGACGCGCATGTTTCAGGTACATGTGTCTTCGGACGTGGGAGTTCAAGTCTCCCTAACCGCATATTTTTTCCCTTAACCGCATATTCTGTTTGAGTTAGAGCTCTCAACTCGTTCATGATTGTGCTCAAGATTTCCAATTCATCGGAGGTAGTGGCTTCCAAAGTTGGTAAGTTTCTCGAATTTTTAACTCCGGATTCCGTTGATCAAGCCACAGTCGAAGATCAGGTTATTAAAAAATTAGTTGAAAACTTGGCAGCGGAAGGCATCAAGGGTGAGATCGCCGCAGTACAAGGTTTAGATATCAGTGGCCAGGAGCTCAATCTTCAAGAAGGTTTAAAGGTGCGTAAGCACACAAGTTTCTGAGATCGTGTCCTTTGAAGGTCACTCAGAAGAGCTGATCACAAGCCGACGCAATCCTTTGGTGCGACGACTTCGTTCGCTGTCAACTCGTTCAGGGCGAGAAAAACATGGTGTTGTCTTACTAGAAGGAACTCACCAACTTCAAGAACTTCAGAACCATGTTTTGCGTGATTCTGTTCCACTTGATGTTGTTGCAACTCCCGCTTGGTTGGAGATGCATGCTGGCTTGATTCGCACTTTGCCAGGGTTAGTGCGTGTGCACAGGATGAGCGGCGAAGCGTTGCAAGCCGGTTTAAGCACGGTTCAACCCGATGGTGTTGCCTGCTTGCTGCCGCTCACTTGTTTGCCTTCCACGGTTGAGGCTCCCGAATTTGTTCTGGCGCTTGATCGCATCCAGGATCCAGGCAATCTCGGAACCTTGCTTCGCACCGCGCGGGCCGCAGACATCCAGCAGGTTTGGTGCGCCTCCGGTGCTGATCCGTTGGCGCCGAAGGTGGTGCGATCGTCGGCTGGTGCGATCTTGAGCCTGCCGGTGGAGCGCTTTGGCCCTGATCCAGCTGGAGGGGTCGTTCAACTCGCGGAACGACTCACGCAAGCCCGCGATGCTGGGCTTCAAATTGTGGCCACTTTGGTGCCAGACGCAGCAGCAGATCGAAACATTCAGCCCTACTGGGAGTTGGACTGGACCCTGCCCACGGTGCTCCTGCTCGGCAACGAAGGGGCGGGCTTGGATCCGCTGTTGCAGGCCCGTTGCTCCCATGGGGTGACCTTGCCGCACAGCTCAGCTGTTGAATCTCTGAATGTGGCTGTTGCTGCGGTCCCTCTCCTTTTGGAGAGGCGACGGGCGAGAATGACGTCTTCAACGCAGAAGATTGGGTGAGCGACGCCAGTTTCGACTTCGATGTGATCGTTATCGGTGCCGGTTATGGCGGCTTCGACGCAGCCAAACATGCAGCCGATCATGGTCTCAAGGTGGCCGTCCTTGAATCCCGCGATATGGGTGGCACCTGCGTGAACCGTGGCTGTGTTCCCTCAAAAGCCCTGTTGGCTGCCAGTGGTCGTGTGCGTGAGCTGGCTGATGCGGAGCATCTCGCAGGGTTTGGGATTCATGCGGCTCCAGTGCGTTTTGAGCGCAAGAAGATTGCTGATCACGCCAACCAGCTGGTGGCCACAATTCGGGCCAATCTCACCAAAACCTTGGAGCGGGCAGGGGTCACGATCCTTCGCGGTCAAGGCCGGCTTGAAGGACCACAACGCGTTGGGGTGCGTGAGCTCAGCGGCGTGGACCGGGTGTTAACGGCACGGGATGTGATCCTGGCCACCGGCTCTGATCCCTTTGTGCCCCCAGGTATTGAAACGGATGGACGCAGTGTTTTCACCAGTGATGAGGCGGTCAATCTGGAATGGTTGCCCCGTTGGATTGCGATTATTGGCAGTGGTTATATCGGACTGGAATTTGCCGACGTCTACACAGCTTTGGGCTGTGAAGTGACGATGATCGAGGCCTTGGATCGGGTGATGCCCACCTTCGATCCCGATATCGCCAAGCTCGCAGCCCGCAAATTGATCGAGGGCCGTGATATTGATGCGCGCTCTGGAGTTTTGGCTAAATCGATTCAACCCGGATCACCGGTGCAAATTGAGCTGGTTGACATGCAAACCAGAGAGCCCGTCGAGACGTTGGAAGTGGATGCCGTGCTCGTGGCGACCGGGCGTGTTCCCAGCAGCAAGCATCTCAATCTGGACTCTGTGGGAGTGGAGACCAATCGCGGATTCATTCCAGTTGACGACAACATGCGCGTGTTGGTGAATGGTGCTCCTCAGCCCAATCTCTGGGCTGTTGGTGACGTCACCGGCAAGTTGATGCTTGCTCACACGGCCGCGGCTCAGGGTTCGGTTGCTGTCGACAATATTCTTGGTCACCCTCGGCAAATCGATTACCGCAGCATTCCTGCAGCTACCTTTACGCATCCTGAGATCAGTTCTGTGGGCTTATCGGAAGCCGATGCCAAGCAGCTCGCAGGAGAAGAGGGTTTTGAGCTGGGTACGGTGCGGAGCTATTTCAAAGCCAATTCCAAAGCACTCGCCGAATTGGAAAGTGATGGCGTGATGAAGTTGTTGTTCAACAAAACCAGTGGGGAGGTCCTTGGGGCACACATCTTCGGTTTGCATGCCGCTGATCTGATTCAAGAGATTGCTAATGCTGTTGCTCGCCGGCAAAGCGTTACGCAACTTGCCAATGAGGTGCACACGCACCCAACGCTGAGCGAAGTGGTGGAAGTGGCCTACAAGCAGGCGGCTTCAGCGGTGGGGGCTTGAGTCATGGAGATCCGTCGCCGTCCACCCAACCGCAAAGTACAAGTTGCCCATCTCGAGTACGCCGTTCCCCATCAGGACAACGAACCAAGGAACATCCTCGAAAAAATTGTCTGGGAGAAGGATCGCGAAGTTGAAAATGCCCGCCACAAAGTTCCGCTGGACCAGCTGCAACGTCAGATCAATAAGCTCCCGCCCACGCGTGATTTCGTTGCCGCACTTCGCTCTGCTGCAGTGAAGCCAGCGGTGATTGCTGAAGTGAAAAAAGCCAGCCCTAGTAAGGGGGTGATCCGTGAACATTTCGATCCCGCTGCCATCGCTGCGGCCTATGCGGCAGGGGGTGCGAGCTGCTTATCGGTGCTTACCGATAAAACTTTTTTTCAGGGTGGATTTGAGGTTTTGGTGGAGGTGCGTCAGGCCGTTGATCTCCCCTTGCTGTGCAAAGAATTTGTGTTGAGCCCTTATCAGTTGTGCCAGGCCCGGGCCGCTGGGGCTGATGCCGTGCTTCTTATTGCAGCAATCCTCACCGATCAAGATCTTCGTTATCTCCGTAAGGCAGCGGAGGCCCTTGGGCTGGATGTGCTGGTGGAAGTGCACGATTCCACAGAGATGGAGCGCGTTCTTGCTATCGGTGGATTTCCATTGATCGGCATCAACAACCGCGACCTCAGCACGTTTGAAACGGATCTGGCCACGACGGAGCATTTGGTTCAGCAATTCCGTGAGCAGCTGAATCAGCAAGGGGCTGTCTTGGTAAGTGAATCAGGCCTGTTCCAGCGTTCCGACCTCGATCGGGTGCAACAGGCTGGTGCAGCGGCGGTGCTCATAGGCGAAGCCTTGATGCGACAAGAGGATGTTGAGGCAGGCCTTAGAGCGCTGATTTCTGGCTGAATAGCTGCAGCATCAGGGCGATGGGGCTATTTCAACACCCTGTTTCTATGAATTATTGGGGCAGGAGGTGTGATGGTTGTTCCTGAGGCGTGACACCCATGGTTCAGCCGTAAAAAGGGGCGAAATGGCCAAAAAGGACCAATTGATAAATGATTGTGATCGATAAGATGCAATTGATTGGATTGAGCCTCCCGTTACCCAGTTGTTGGTGTATGTGATCGCGTTTCTTGTATGTCTTGAAGGCCTTTGCTTTCTCAAGTGCCTCTACAGCTGAATTTATTTTTTTGGATTGGCATCGTTCTGTATAGACATAAATTCTGGCTAAGCGATTGGGTGTATTTGCATGCTGTGAAAGAGTTTCTGAGCCATACGGTCCATACAAGAAAAAACTCACTCAGCTATACAAAATGCTGTTGCCGCAAGGGGTTTGCTGGTCTTATGGTCAGATCACGAAGCAAATTCCCTGCTCAGTCATGTCGATTTCAACCTTGAACTCAACTTTATTGGCTCAGCGGGGAACACAATCCGCTCTTTTGCAATTGGGGACTTCAGTTCCTGATCAGCCGCCAAATCAGAGCAGTCGATTGACTGTGGTGGATGGCTCGCTTGAACTGCTTGATGGTCTTGAGACTGCCCTGACGGGCGAACGCTTACTCAAAATTGAGCCAAGCCAGAATCCAATAGCTTCGATCACTGAATGGTTGCAGAATAATGAGGTTCAAGAACTTCATCTAATTGCACACGGTGCTGCTGGGGTTATTCAAATTGGTACTGGCATTGCATCAGATGATTTAATTGCCAAAAGAGATGAACTTGCCGAATGGGGATTAGATCGAATTGTTATTTGGTCATGTGAAGTTGGTAGCAATGAGAATTTCATTGCTCTTTTTGAAGAGTTGACTGGTTCTGAAGTAATCACTTCAAAGAGTCGTTTGGGTTTAGGGGCAACTATTGATAATTCTGGTTTTACGCTGCTAGAAGAAATAATTTTCATGCTTCCCTATTCTCTGTCAGATGACTATTCTGTTGCAGAAGATAAGCTATCAGCAAATTCTCTTCAGAATTATGTGGATCTGTACGGTGCTGTTGATGCTTCTTCAGTTATGGAGATTAGTGGCAGTATGGATGAGCTCCATTCTATTTATGAGCCTCAAAGTGGTTCCGTAACAGTCTCTGAGGAAGTAACCACGACACATAGTTATAATGTGCCGGGGTTAATTAGTAATTGGTACAGCGAAGATTCGGGACGTCTCCTAAAAGCCAATGTCAATTTAAATGATGTAAGCAATGGTGATGCTGTTAGGATTGACGATCGGGATTTGTTTAACACTGTTGGGCGATGGGATAATGTGCTGATAAAAGCTGAAGGATTTATTAATTTAGGGTCAGCTAGATTCGCTCGCCTACGTACAAAATCAGATGACGGCATTGATGTAGATATTAATAATCAACATTACATAAGGAATTGGGATGATCATGCGCCCGAGTATGATTATGGGAGATTTATGAGTGGTGATATTAATGATTTGCCTATAAAAATTGATTGGTATGAGAATAGAGGCGGAGCTATTCTTGAATTAAGTAAACAGACGAGTAGACGTGGACGTATACGCACCGATTATGTCGATCATGATGAAGTTTATCATAAGGTTGAATCTACACATACGGAGACTACTTACAAAGATGTTGACAAATCACTGTCAGGTCTCGGCGATTCGGATGAAACAGCAACAACAACAGATGGCACAACAACAGCGGCTGCACTGAACACGCTTGATGGCCAAACGGGCTCTGCAACGGTTGATGCTGAAAGCATCAGTGGAGTGACGGGATCGATCCTTGATTTAGGAACTGCTTATACATCTAGTGATATTGATAATCTCGGCGATTCGACTGAAACAGCAACAACAACAGATGGCACAACAACAGCGGCTGCACTGAACACGCTTGATGGCCAAACGGGCTCTGCAACGGTTGATGCTGAAAGCATCAGTGGAGTGACGGGATCGATCCTTGATTTAGGAACTGCTTATACATCTAGTGATATTGATAATCTCGGCGATTCGACTGAAACAGCAACAACAACAGATGGCACAACAACAGCGGCTGCACTGAACACGCTTGATGGCCAAACGGGCTCTGCAACGGTTGATGCTGAAAGCATCAGTGGAGTGACGGGATCGATCCTTGATTTAGGAACTGCTTATACATCTAGTGATATTGATAATCTCGGCGATTCGACTGAAACAGCAACAACAACAGATGGCACAACAACAGCGGCTGCACTGAACACGCTTGATGGCCAAACGGGCTCTGCAACGGTTGATGCTGAAAGCATCAGTGGAGTGACGGGATCGATCCTTGATTTAGGAACTGCTTATACATCTAGTGATATTGATAATCTCGGCGATTCGACTGAAACAGCAACAACAACAGATGGCACAACAACAGCGGCTGCACTGAACACGCTTGATGGCCAAACGGGCTCTGCAACGGTTGATGCTGAAAGCATCAGTGGAGTGACGGGATCGATCCTTGATTTAGGAACTGCTTATACATCTAGTGATATTGATAATCTCGGCGATTCGACTGAAACAGCAACAACAACAGATGGCACAACAACAGCGGCTGCACTGAACACGCTTGATGGCCAAACGGGCTCTGCAACGGTTGATGCTGAAAGCATCAGTGGAGTGACGGGATCGATCCTTGATTTAGGAACTGCTTATACATCTAGTGATATTGATAATCTCGGCGATTCGACTGAAACAGCAACAACAACAGATGGCACAACAACAGCGGCTGCACTGAACACGCTTGATGGCCAAACGGGCTCTGCAACGGTTGATGCTGAAAGCATCAGTGGAGTGACGGGATCGATCCTTGATTTAGGAACTGCTTATACATCTAGTGATATTGATAATCTCGGCGATTCGACTGAAACAGCAACAACAACAGATGGCACAACAACAGCGGCTGCACTGAACACGCTTGATGGCCAAACGGGCTCTGCAACGGTTGATGCTGAAAGCATCAGTGGAGTGACGGGATCGATCCTTGATTTAGGAACTGCTTATACATCTAGTGATATTGATAATCTCGGCGATTCGACTGAAACAGCAACAACAACAGATGGCACAACAACAGCGGCTGCACTGAACACGCTTGATGGCCAAACGGGCTTTGCAACGGTTGATGCGGGTTCAGTCGAAAGAATCAGTGGCGCTGTCAATGAATTAAATATTGCTCATGAATCCAGCGATATCAGTAATCTTGGTGACAGTGATATTGAAGTAGCTATCACGTCAGATACAACCGTTGCTGCATCTCAACTAAACCGTTTAGACGAAAATACGCTTGGAACGGTAGATGCGACAAGTGTTCAATCTGTTTATGGCGCTGTCGATACTCTCAATTCTTCCTTTGAGGCGGTTGGCATAGAGGGCATTGATACCGATGCTCCTTATAAGACGGTCGATTCTCGAACAACTAATTCAACAACAACTGCCGCTGAATTAGTTCGATTGGATGAAAATACTTCTGGCACTGCTAATGTTGACTCAATAGATTATCTCAGCGGCAGCACAACGGAGCTTAATGCTCTATTCAATTCCTCTGATATCGATAATATTGATCTAGATCAGCTAACACTTACATCTTTTGGTTTGGAAGATACGAAAGATCTTGCTGAAAATGGAGAGCTGGGTGAGTTCGCTAATTATGCTTCTAACTCTGAAGGTGAGTCTTTCGATAGTGAAGTCTATGCCTTCACTTTCCGTTCAACAGACTCTTTAGTTTGGGATCAAACTTCACAGGACTCAAATGCAGTATCAGATTCACGCCTTGTTGGCGTGAGTGCAACAACGGTTGATGTTGATGATGACCTGACAGTTGACTATGACGTAAATGGCAACAGCCAGGCCGATGCAACAGGTGTTTCGATTGGAGCTTCTGCCTACAGCGAATTGATCTCGATTGGAGTGGAGGATTCCGATTTTGATGCTGCAGATGGTGTGAGCTTTGATCTTGATTTTGGTGGAGTGAGTTCCGCGTCGAGTAGCAGCACATCAGCAGGATCTGATGCCGTCGCGGTTGGTTTTGGTCTTGGCTTTGATGGCATCGATGGAATTGCTGATACTGACGCCAATCTCAGTGGAAGTGAGTTAGATCTTGCGATCTCCAATGTGTCAGGTGTGATGGCAGATGCAGAGTCGATTGTTGGTGATGTAATGGCAGTGAGCAGCAACGACATTGTTGATGCCACAGAGCTGATGGTTGTGGCTGATGCGTCTGTACAGGCTGCGCTGAGCGCTGATGTTCAAACCATTTCGATTGCTACGACTACTGCTGGCAGTAGTGAAGCTCTGGGTTGGCAGGACGTCTCAGTGCTTGAGGACAGCAGCGTCACCAGTGGTGGTCTGGGCTTGATTGATGTGGATGCTCAAGCGATGAATAGTGTTTCAGCCGAATCTGTTGGCGTTGATGGAGTCGGAGGCATCGTTACAGCTGATGCCATCTCCCATACAACTGGTATTAGTGAGACGGACTTCAGCTTTGCTGATACTGAAAGCAGCATCAGCGCAGACCTGAGCGACAGCACATCGGCATCGGCCACATCAGTGTTTGGCAATGTCGTCTCGAGTTTGACGTCCAGCATTAAGGGCATCTTTGGTGGAGACAGCCCGAACACGATTGAGAATGCAGAGTCGATCAGCGCGATCGTGAACGAGCAAGGCTTTGCAGAGGCGTCATCGGTTGGTGGCACTGCGGTCTCGACGGCTGATCAGTCTGCAGAAGCGATCTCCAGCTACGACATCACGACCTCAGAAGATCTTCTGCTGCAGGGTCAGTCGAACCTGTTATCGACAACGAGCAGCAGCGTTACGGAGGCTTGAGCACTTTGGTCTCAGACGTGAATACCAGGCCCATCAGTGATCCTCATCTTAGTTTTAAGTTCCCGTCTTTCTTGAGTACCAACCACCGGTTGTCTGTTTTGTTTTCACGGTGTGCGTGTATCTGCAAGGCAAGTCTGAGCATGGACGCGCAGTTTTCTAAGATTTAGTGCTGTTGCTGCAATGGATTCTGTCGATGATTGATCTCAAGCACTGTATAGACGTTGTATTGGTATTCTGATGATAGATGTTTATTGATGATGTGTGATTCTAGGTCTATACAGACCAATACAAAATTCATTCTTTCGGCCATACAAGTTACCCCTTGTGCTTTTGCTCTTAATGCTTTTATGGTTGAGATATGAATGCAGTTAAGAGGCTAGATCATGACTTCTACGTGTTGTGCTCAGACATCAGACTCTTGTTTTGGTCGTTCTGGATTAAAGGCATCTGCTCTTGTTTCGCCTCAGAATATTCACGATGCTTGTCTTGAGCGGCTGACTGTTTTTGATCGCTGTCTTGATGGGATTGATGGGATGCAGGTAGCACTGCAAGGTGAGTCGATACTGAAGATAGGTCGGGATCAGGAGCCAATCGCCGCCATTGCTTCTTCGTTAAGAAGCAATCCACGCAAGGAGCTGCATTTGGTTGCGCATGGGCTGCCTGGAATCATCAAATTAGGTCATTCGATTGATCGCGCAGGTTTGTTCAACAAAGTGACCGATCTTCGTGAATGGTGTGTTGATCGTATTTATTTGTGGAGTTGTAATGTTGGGCAGGATATCTTATTTGTCTCAACACTTCAATCTCTTACAGGTGCTCGCGTGTTTTCAAGTGAGCACAAGCTAGGTTGCGGACAATCCTTGATGGGCGCATCTTTCTCTGCCTTGTCTGATGAGATTAGGCGCCTTAAATTTACAATTAATTCCTAATTCTTGATGCTGCTGATGGCTTGCTTTCCCGGCTTTATTGGGAGTGAATTATTTTTTGCATAATTAGCTGTTCTGGCTTTTGTCGTTTTCAAGCCTGGGATCTGAGCCTCAACGTATTGATTTTGATCCATGTCATGGTTTCGTGATCAAAGCTTCAGCGCTTTTGGCTGGTAGCTCATAGATGCGGCCAGTCCGGCAGAATTGCTGAATCTTGGGATCGCGACTTGCTGATCAGTGTTCTGACGGGCTTCGCGGCAGGTGCTGTCCATGTTGTTGGGGGTGCTGATCATCTGGTGGCGATGGCCCCCTTTTCCCTGAGGCGTCCGATGCAGGCCGTGAAGTCAGGAATGGCTTGGGGTGGTGGCCACTCGCTTGGGGTGGTGTTGCTTGGCGTTGTTGCGATTTTTTTTAAAGATCTGATCCATGTCGAAAGCATGTCGGCATGGGCTGAATTTCTAGTGGGGGTGTCGTTGCTGGTGATTGGTGCTCTTGCTATTCGAACCGCGTTTGGTTTGGAGTTGCATACCCATGACCATCACCACGATGGATCTTCATTGCATCGCCATCTTCATCTGCATCTTCGTGGTCAGAACAACCATCGCCGCCATGCTCATGCGGCATCGGGTCTTGGCTTGCTTCACGGTTTGGCGGGTGCCGGCCATCTGTTGGCTGTGATTCCAGCTCTTGCCTTGCCAGCGCATGGTGCTGTGATGTATTTAATCGCTTATTTGTGTGGATCGATGGGCGCCATGCTTGCCGTGGTGAGCACACTCTCCCTTCTCACGATGCGCAGCAGCGCTCGTTTCCTGCCGCTTCTAGTGGGCTGCACCGGTGGATTGTCGATCGTGACAGGAGCGATTTGGCTCCAGAAAACATCAACGGCCTTGTTTTAACGGCGTTGCGACGAGGGCCACAACTTCACCGATCAGGCATCCTCTCGGAACGCTTCCCCATTGCCGGCTGTCCGTACTGGCATCTGGGAAGTCACCGAGGATGGTGAGTTGATTGTCCGCTACAGCGCTCAGCCTTTTGATCACCCTCCGTGAAGGCTGTTGGGGATGGATGCAAACGATGATTGCACCGATAGAGGGAAGGTCTGAGTGTTGATTGAGGGGCCGCATGATCACGCGGTCCTGGGGTTTCAGCGTTGGCCACATCGAATACCCCTCCACTTGCATCACGCGTCGACGGCCACAAAAAAACAGCAGTAGGTCGACAAGACCCACTGCTGCAAGCGATGGTTGAGATCCTGATGAAGAGCTCAGAACCAGACTCAGGAGGCGGTCACCCAGGCGTCAGAGCGGCCTTTGGACTGCCAGAACATGCCGTGGATTTTCTCAACAGCGGCGAGAAGCTCTTCCGCTTTGCCTTGGTCGATGTGCACCTTGCAGGCGCTGCAAAGTTTCGCCGCTTTCCAGAAGGTGTCGTGGAGATCGGGGAACGTTGCCAGGTGCTCGGGCTTGAAGTAGTCGGTCCAAAGGATCAAGAGTTCCTTCTTGGTCTTTTGGGCTTCGTCTTCCTTGACCGCAACGAAGCGGGAGAAGGTGTTGTTGTAGGTGGCAAGAGCTGCAGCATTTCCGGCTGCAGGTGCTTCCAAAGCCTTGAGCTTTTTAGTCATCGCGAGCACTGCTTCAGCGTGAACACGAGCTGAAGCAGGGTCATAGACACCGCAGGGTCCGTCGCAGTGGGCTTCAACGGTGGAAGCGGGCAAGGACCGAACAATCGCTGATAGGGCCGAGCGAAGCATCGGGTTTGAAACAGAATTTTCGGTGCGACAAGCCTACCTACGGATCACCTTCCGATGGATCATTTTTTGATCTCTAGTAGTTCGACTTCAAAAATCAGGGTGGCGTTCGGAGGGATCACGCGTCCCGCACCACGGCTTCCATAGCCGAGGTCTGGTGGAATCACCAGCTTGCGCTGTCCGCCCACTTTCATGCCTTG
This window harbors:
- the murA gene encoding UDP-N-acetylglucosamine 1-carboxyvinyltransferase, producing MKAAALASQDILKPHLEIDGGTILSGELRVSGAKNSALVLMTASLLTEAPLTLHNVPPLTDIDGMSEILTSLGVDVQRNGEVVQLRADRMTGAAPPYELVNGLRASFFAIGPLLARMGFARVPLPGGCQIGARPVVEHIRGLKALGAVVNVEHGIISASIPGSQHRLKGASIVFDCPSVGATETVLMAAALAQGTSVISNAAQEPEVQDLANLLIAMGAKISGAGGPTITVEGVGQLSGCDYTVIPDRIEAGTFLLAAAITRSKLRVAPVIPEHLTAVLQKLRDCGCKLDIDQEGITITPGEIRGIDITTQPFPGFPTDLQAPFMALLATAQGTSVITEKIYENRMQHVAELQRMGASIRVQSNTAVVEGVSALSGAPVNGTDLRASAAMVLAALVAQGKSHVSGLDHLDRGYADIEAKLGRAGAKLTRRTP
- a CDS encoding RNA methyltransferase — protein: MSFEGHSEELITSRRNPLVRRLRSLSTRSGREKHGVVLLEGTHQLQELQNHVLRDSVPLDVVATPAWLEMHAGLIRTLPGLVRVHRMSGEALQAGLSTVQPDGVACLLPLTCLPSTVEAPEFVLALDRIQDPGNLGTLLRTARAADIQQVWCASGADPLAPKVVRSSAGAILSLPVERFGPDPAGGVVQLAERLTQARDAGLQIVATLVPDAAADRNIQPYWELDWTLPTVLLLGNEGAGLDPLLQARCSHGVTLPHSSAVESLNVAVAAVPLLLERRRARMTSSTQKIG
- the lpdA gene encoding dihydrolipoyl dehydrogenase, with amino-acid sequence MSDASFDFDVIVIGAGYGGFDAAKHAADHGLKVAVLESRDMGGTCVNRGCVPSKALLAASGRVRELADAEHLAGFGIHAAPVRFERKKIADHANQLVATIRANLTKTLERAGVTILRGQGRLEGPQRVGVRELSGVDRVLTARDVILATGSDPFVPPGIETDGRSVFTSDEAVNLEWLPRWIAIIGSGYIGLEFADVYTALGCEVTMIEALDRVMPTFDPDIAKLAARKLIEGRDIDARSGVLAKSIQPGSPVQIELVDMQTREPVETLEVDAVLVATGRVPSSKHLNLDSVGVETNRGFIPVDDNMRVLVNGAPQPNLWAVGDVTGKLMLAHTAAAQGSVAVDNILGHPRQIDYRSIPAATFTHPEISSVGLSEADAKQLAGEEGFELGTVRSYFKANSKALAELESDGVMKLLFNKTSGEVLGAHIFGLHAADLIQEIANAVARRQSVTQLANEVHTHPTLSEVVEVAYKQAASAVGA
- the trpC gene encoding indole-3-glycerol phosphate synthase TrpC is translated as MEIRRRPPNRKVQVAHLEYAVPHQDNEPRNILEKIVWEKDREVENARHKVPLDQLQRQINKLPPTRDFVAALRSAAVKPAVIAEVKKASPSKGVIREHFDPAAIAAAYAAGGASCLSVLTDKTFFQGGFEVLVEVRQAVDLPLLCKEFVLSPYQLCQARAAGADAVLLIAAILTDQDLRYLRKAAEALGLDVLVEVHDSTEMERVLAIGGFPLIGINNRDLSTFETDLATTEHLVQQFREQLNQQGAVLVSESGLFQRSDLDRVQQAGAAAVLIGEALMRQEDVEAGLRALISG
- a CDS encoding DUF4347 domain-containing protein → MTSTCCAQTSDSCFGRSGLKASALVSPQNIHDACLERLTVFDRCLDGIDGMQVALQGESILKIGRDQEPIAAIASSLRSNPRKELHLVAHGLPGIIKLGHSIDRAGLFNKVTDLREWCVDRIYLWSCNVGQDILFVSTLQSLTGARVFSSEHKLGCGQSLMGASFSALSDEIRRLKFTINS
- a CDS encoding hydantoin utilization protein A, with the protein product MLISVLTGFAAGAVHVVGGADHLVAMAPFSLRRPMQAVKSGMAWGGGHSLGVVLLGVVAIFFKDLIHVESMSAWAEFLVGVSLLVIGALAIRTAFGLELHTHDHHHDGSSLHRHLHLHLRGQNNHRRHAHAASGLGLLHGLAGAGHLLAVIPALALPAHGAVMYLIAYLCGSMGAMLAVVSTLSLLTMRSSARFLPLLVGCTGGLSIVTGAIWLQKTSTALF
- the sodX gene encoding nickel-type superoxide dismutase maturation protease gives rise to the protein MGLVDLLLFFCGRRRVMQVEGYSMWPTLKPQDRVIMRPLNQHSDLPSIGAIIVCIHPQQPSRRVIKRLSAVADNQLTILGDFPDASTDSRQWGSVPRGCLIGEVVALVATPLKQGR
- the sodN gene encoding superoxide dismutase, Ni translates to MLRSALSAIVRSLPASTVEAHCDGPCGVYDPASARVHAEAVLAMTKKLKALEAPAAGNAAALATYNNTFSRFVAVKEDEAQKTKKELLILWTDYFKPEHLATFPDLHDTFWKAAKLCSACKVHIDQGKAEELLAAVEKIHGMFWQSKGRSDAWVTAS